One Natronococcus sp. CG52 DNA window includes the following coding sequences:
- a CDS encoding queuosine precursor transporter, whose product MDRVTRNRRSRYPGRIRCVWRRISASDLLVEYHGREYAASVVNGTVFTLIVAYVLVFLAIWMPTAPFYEGQTAFEATLGDSASIILASVVALAIAQHLDVRLFSNLKSRTGDSHRWVRNCGSTAASQGVDTVVFITLGFAIFPALGLGGDPLWGWALVSIVIGQYVVKLLVALVDTMPFYAVTEVVEAKA is encoded by the coding sequence ATGGATCGAGTTACTCGGAATCGGCGGAGTCGCTATCCCGGCCGGATTCGTTGCGTTTGGCGTCGCATATCAGCGTCTGACTTGCTTGTGGAATACCACGGGCGTGAGTACGCAGCGTCGGTCGTGAACGGGACTGTCTTCACTCTCATTGTGGCATACGTGCTGGTCTTCCTGGCGATCTGGATGCCAACAGCACCGTTCTACGAAGGTCAAACAGCGTTCGAGGCTACATTGGGTGACTCAGCATCGATTATTTTGGCATCGGTTGTGGCATTAGCAATCGCTCAACACCTGGATGTTCGACTGTTCTCGAATCTCAAGTCTCGAACCGGGGATAGCCATCGGTGGGTACGGAACTGTGGTTCGACGGCCGCCAGTCAAGGCGTTGATACAGTTGTGTTCATCACACTCGGATTTGCGATTTTTCCCGCTCTGGGACTTGGTGGCGACCCATTATGGGGTTGGGCGCTAGTATCGATTGTCATTGGTCAGTATGTGGTCAAACTCCTGGTTGCACTCGTTGACACAATGCCGTTCTACGCAGTAACAGAAGTCGTTGAAGCGAAGGCTTGA
- a CDS encoding DUF7835 family putative zinc beta-ribbon protein, protein MATTSNNPGEIMEYCTDCNQNTIHTVTIQIRTESHKQENAPFSREPYRVSDCLQCGLRESLRMNNA, encoded by the coding sequence ATGGCAACGACAAGCAACAACCCGGGTGAAATAATGGAATACTGTACTGATTGTAACCAAAATACGATCCATACTGTTACCATCCAAATTCGGACAGAGAGTCATAAGCAAGAGAATGCACCCTTCTCTCGAGAGCCATATCGGGTTAGTGACTGTCTACAGTGTGGACTCCGAGAATCACTCCGTATGAATAATGCCTGA
- a CDS encoding DUF7503 family protein gives MSDAKTCSKNQAVEFLKDHPRMMGVLFTLCLLLSQAGSVAAANGGGIR, from the coding sequence ATGTCCGATGCAAAGACTTGCTCCAAGAACCAGGCCGTTGAATTCCTCAAAGATCACCCACGGATGATGGGCGTGTTGTTTACCCTCTGTCTGCTCCTGTCGCAGGCGGGAAGTGTGGCTGCGGCGAACGGCGGGGGAATCCGCTAA